Proteins encoded together in one Coffea arabica cultivar ET-39 chromosome 2c, Coffea Arabica ET-39 HiFi, whole genome shotgun sequence window:
- the LOC140035437 gene encoding fasciclin-like arabinogalactan protein 8: MSISVVFLPPNLLPFLLAVSLILSPSLSLPTSPTALCLCSAIAMVVFLRLFLFSLFFSSIYAHNITEILSAFPEYSEYNKFLTDTKLADEINSRETITVLVLTNSAMDSLAAKHPLSVVKKALSLHVVLDYYDAGKLHDISNGTTLSTTLYQTTGNAPGNQGFVNITDLKGGKVGFGSAVPGSKLDSTYTKSVKQIPYNISVIEISAPIIAPGVLTAPAPSASDANITALLEKAGCKTFANLIVQTGVLKTYQAAADKGLTIFAPSDEAFKAAKLPDLSKLTSAELDSLCLYHALGSYDPTGSLKAQKGSLPTLATNGAFKYELSVSSAGDTVTLDTGVDSSRLASTVLDTPPVCIFTVDSLLLPSELFGKSPSPAPGPAPETSPSPAPLAHSPAPLAPSPLLSPPAPPTSSPERSPSKSPTADSQNSTADKNDAYVGVPAFFTGLVSVSVSLIVSTLMS, from the coding sequence ATGAGTATTTCAGTGGTATTTCTTCCTCCTAATCTCCTTCCTTTTCTGTTAGCCGTTTCACTGATACTTTCCCCTTCACTTTCACTTCCCACTTCTCCCACTGCTCTGTGTCTCTGCTCAGCAATAGCAATGGTGGTTTTTCTACGCCTCTTcctcttctctctcttcttctcaTCCATCTACGCCCACAACATTACCGAAATCCTATCCGCATTTCCGGAATACAGCGAGTACAACAAGTTCCTCACCGACACAAAACTCGCCGACGAAATCAACAGTCGCGAGACCATCACTGTCCTCGTCTTAACCAACTCCGCCATGGATTCCCTCGCTGCCAAGCACCCCCTTTCCGTTGTCAAAAAAGCCTTGTCCCTCCACGTCGTCCTCGACTACTACGACGCCGGCAAGCTCCACGACATCTCTAACGGCACCACTCTCTCCACCACATTGTACCAAACCACCGGAAATGCCCCTGGAAATCAGGGTTTCGTCAACATCACTGACCTCAAAGGTGGAAAAGTCGGCTTCGGCTCCGCTGTTCCTGGCTCCAAGCTTGACTCCACTTATACTAAATCCGTTAAGCAGATTCCTTACAATATTTCTGTCATTGAGATCAGCGCGCCGATTATTGCCCCCGGGGTTTTAACTGCTCCAGCGCCGTCTGCTTCCGACGCCAACATTACTGCTTTGCTGGAAAAAGCTGGCTGCAAGACTTTTGCTAATTTGATTGTCCAGACCGGCGTTCTTAAGACTTATCAGGCGGCGGCTGATAAAGGATTGACGATTTTTGCGCCGTCTGACGAGGCCTTCAAGGCGGCGAAACTGCCAGATCTGAGCAAACTCACTAGCGCTGAGCTGGATTCCTTGTGTCTTTATCATGCTCTCGGGAGCTACGATCCCACTGGGTCATTGAAGGCTCAGAAGGGTTCGTTACCGACATTGGCGACGAACGGAGCTTTCAAGTATGAATTGAGCGTTTCGAGTGCAGGTGACACGGTAACCCTCGACACGGGAGTGGACTCGTCGCGACTCGCTTCCACTGTGCTTGATACGCCTCCGGTCTGCATTTTCACCGTTGACAGTTTGCTTCTCCCGTCGGAGCTTTTCGGAAAGTCTCCTTCTCCGGCTCCTGGACCTGCACCGGAGACCTCTCCTTCCCCGGCGCCTCTGGCTCATAGTCCTGCTCCTCTAGCTCCTTCGCCTCTTCTCTCCCCTCCTGCCCCGCCGACGTCTTCGCCGGAGCGTTCTCCGTCCAAATCTCCTACCGCCGACTCTCAGAACAGCACCGCCGACAAAAACGATGCATACGTCGGAGTTCCAGCATTTTTTACTGGTCTAGTCTCAGTGTCAGTTTCGTTAATTGTTTCCACTCTTATGTCCTAA
- the LOC140003778 gene encoding uncharacterized protein isoform X5, whose amino-acid sequence MGRLHFHRSLFLDVALLGFPSQNPCQEMQPQLLSINDDVGKGVVGRDGTRKKREGSPLSNLELGIGDSRGLRGVVKEEKDQLVFTAEQLQQLQLQVVIFRYILAGLPVPIDLVLPVWRSLAASLGSSKSGIYDQLPSFLGFTPRDFDYRSMMDAEPGRCRRTDGKKWRCYRDVVPNQKYCERHMHRGCQRSRKHVETSEDDTKANSSAINSDIFASSMKTSNATTTDSRTPAMLSTSLNLTVPCPSISKSVPETLKSSSAPYTGNGNLESKGDNVMTVNNGTSTSSLIRVLADKNNTKYVSNCTDGIGFECSNISTNKIDQSSGGNKKSGDASVVPGFGLSPKSVLQCSTGAVLFLGYWIMDYGF is encoded by the exons ATGGGCCGTTTGCAT TTCCACAGAAGCCTTTTCTTGGAcgttgctttattaggctttccttcacaaaacccaTGTCAAGAGATGCAGCCTCAGCTTCTTTCTATCAATG atgatgtaGGTAAAGGAGTTGTTGGTAGGGATGGAACTCGAAAGAAGCGAGAAGGGTCTCCATTGAGCAATCTTGAGCTTGGAATTGGCGATTCTAGAGGGCTGAGAGGCGTGGTTAAGGAGGAAAAGGATCAGCTTGTGTTCACAGCTGAGCAACTTCAACAGCTGCAGCTTCAAGTTGTCATTTTTAGGTACATACTTGCTGGACTACCTGTGCCTATCGATCTTGTTCTTCCTGTTTGGCGGAGTCTTGCTGCCTCCCTGGGCTCTTCCAAGAGTGGAATCTACGACCAACTCCCTAGTT TCTTAGGATTCACTCCTAGAGATTTTGATTACCGGAGCATGATGGATGCTGAACCTGGGAGGTGCCGAAGAACTGATGGCAAGAAATGGAGGTGTTACAGAGACGTGGTTCCTAATCAAAAGTACTGTGAAAGGCACATGCATAGAGGCTGCCAGCGTTCAAGAAAGCATGTGGAAACTTCTGAAGATGACACGAAAGCTAATTCCTCAGCAATCAACTCTGATATCTTTGCATCATCTATGAAAACTTCAAATGCTACCACTACTGATAGCAGGACGCCTGCTATGCTCTCTACTAGCCTTAATCTTACAGTACCCTGTCCCAGCATTAGCAAAAGTGTCCCTGAAACACTTAAAAGTAGCTCTGCACCCTATACTGGAAATGGGAATTTGGAAAGCAAAGGTGACAATGTTATGACAGTCAACAATGGCACCAGTACCAGTTCTTTAATCCGAGTTCTAGCTGacaaaaataacacaaaatatGTAAGTAACTGCACTGATGGCATAGGTTTCGAATGTTCCAACATTAGTACCAACAAAATTGATCAGAGCAGTGGAGGAAACAAGAAATCTGGCGATGCTTCTGTTGTTCCTGGGTTTGGTTTGTCTCCAAAGAGTGTTCTCCAATGTAGCACAG GGGCAGTACTCTTTCTTGGCTACTGGATAATGGA